GGAGAATCTGTGCTTCTTCAAGTTCTGATACGTATGGGGCTAGAGGGGAGCTTATTAAGTCCTGAAGTTGACTACGTTGATTATGTAGATCAGCTTGTTGAGGAATATGGAGATACTTCTGAAGGTTACAATTGGCAACCTACATTGCAATCTCTTGCTCAGGATTTAAACGGAATAAGAAATTCCAACCCTAATGGTATGAAGAAATTCTGGTCTTCATTTGCTGGAAAAGGAGAGGTTACTGTCAGAAGTTTAACCAATAAGTTTATGGCTGCGAATACAGGAAAATATGATCCTTCTTCAGTTAAAGTAGACGTTCGTTGGAACCGTGGTGCTTTAGATTTAATGAAGTCTTTAAGTCCTGAAGTCTATGTAAAAACAGTTTCGATCATGGCTATAGATGCCTTTACTTTACGAGAATAGGATTTAGAGAAGATTAGTTATGGGATCGCCAATTTCAGGTGGTGGAGGCGCTGAGCCTCCATGGAAAGATCTATTTACAGAAAAGGATTCTTCGATAGAGGGCGAAGGTGAGGATGTTGATTTAGAAGATCGTATTTCTGATCATGTTGGCTCTATTTTGGATGAACAACAGGCAGAGCATGGGATTCCTGAAACTAATGCTTCCGAGGGAATGAATAGCGATCTTCAAGGTAGAATACATTCAGAACCACAAGAAGGTTTCTTTAAAAATATACTTACTAGGATTCGTAACGCAGTCCATAGATTATGGTATAACAGATTAGGATCTCCTCGTTTTGTAAGACGCGAGAACTTTTCTAGAAGTTATGCAGATCTTTTTACAGACACAGATCTACCCGCAACAACTGTTGCTGAAGCTAAAGCAGCCCCAGCAGCCACAGTAGGATGTTGCGCATCTATAAGACAATTCTTTGTAAAAGCGTTTAGAAAAATGTGTTGTTGCATTGCTAGAAGATGCGCAGAGTCTTCTATAGATTTTTGTGGTGCAGATCCTGAAGGCCCTGAGGGTACTATGGCACTCGCGTTAATGCTACGCATGGCGTGCAAATGGTCTTCGCAAAAAGAATTTCTTTATAAATCGCAAAACAAGGGGATAGATGCCTTTATAGCTATGGGAACAGCTCCCATTGCAAGTACTGTAGAAGCAACAGCTGTCTTAACATCTTTTGAAGATATTCTAAAAGGAGAGAGAGTGCAAGATCCTGTAGCAACAGTTCGGGGTATCACAAAACTTTCTTCTTTCGCTTATGATGAAACAATTAACTGTAGTGGAGCTATAAAAACTCTCCAAGAAGCTGATACTGATTACGATTACACACTTATATTAGATTTAGCCACGCGGCTTGATAATCTCGCGAATAAGGGATATGAAGAAGCTACTATAGTTAGACAGATTCTCTCATCTTTGCGTTATACACATACAAGTTTGATGGGAGAATATCTCAATTTATGGGGAGATGAATCTTCTCGAACAAGTCAGCAAATCCCTATAAATTATGATTTAGTAGTGACTATTGTTGAAAATAACTTACCCTCTTTAGAAGAATCGTATCGTGATAATCGTGAGCAATATGAAAAAAAACTTAATGATATAATACGGGAATTTTTCTTTTCCTATGAGACGAGAGCATCTAGGTTAAGAAGATTGTATCAAGGCAATATAGAAAATCCTCAAGATATAGTAGATGAAGATAGAGGACAATAAACCTGGTATTTTTAGAAATAAAAATAATGCAATAATATTTCCTCTAAAGAATAAGCAAAAAGAAAACGATACGGCCGTATTCTTCCCATGATGTTGGATTTGCGATTTTCTACAGACTATTACTTGCGTGTTGTCGAATTAGCTATCCGTGATGGATCACGCACTCTTGTCTATAATAAGAGACAATCCCTTTTAGAAACGTGGCCTATAAATGCGACTCTTTCTCCTGATCAAGATGGTATGAAAGAAACCATCCAAAAAGCAATTCAGGAGCTTTTTTCACGTTCTGTAATTTCCTATTCCCTATCAGGGAGACTCCTTTCTATTATTGATACGCGTCTACGTCAAGAAACACCCTACACTCGTATTTTATATAGAATATTTCGTAAAGATACTTTTAAGAGGAAACAGACTATTGTTAAAAAGCTCTTATTGTTGAAAAACATTATTTTTCTAGAGCGTCAACGTCCTTTAAATAAGATCTCAAATGTAGCCAGTGCTGTATTTGGTAAGGAAAAAACAAATTTCTCTTCTTGGGAAGATTTTACTCACGATGTTGAAATACATTCAGAAGACATAGATATGAGCTCTTCAATAAAAGAAGGTTTTGCTGCGGAATCTTCTTCGCAAGTAATCATGGAAGCTTTAATGACCTTTCTAGAAAGCCAGAATACTTACCTCCCCCTAAGTTTAGAGCTTTTAGACCAGTTCCTTTCTGAGAAAGTACTAGCTTTGCGCACATTATCAGAAAAAAATTTCCATCTATTAACAGAACTCAAAGATCTCTACACATTAAGTCGTGAAGATTTTCAAGCAGTTATAGGAGGTATTGTTACAGATTCTCTTTCTGATGTCCTTACGAATTCTCTGGTAGGTTCTCAGTTACTTACTCCGCAGGGGAAAACCATGGTAAACACCTGGCAAGAAGTTGCTGAATTTTCTCCGAAAGAGGCTATCTTTGCTCAAGGATTTTTAGCAGAGATCCTTCGACGTATTGTATCTGAGGATTTGAAAACCATTGTTTCGGTTGCTAATGACGCCACTCCAGAACAAATTGGCAGGATGTATAGTATTCGTGATTGTAGCCCAGGGTTGTGGTTAAAAATGATGCGTATACTGTTAATGCGTTGGCTTTTGGACTTTGATGATAAGGTATATTCTTCATTAAAAAAAAGTATTCACTATTACACGCCACAACCAACCCTATGGCAGCAAATTTTATGTATGTTTAAAAAATTCTGATCTTCTTCTTTGTTCCCAAGTTTTATTTCCTCTATTTAGAGAAAGGAATTTAAATAGATATTTTTTCTTTTAGGGTTTTTTCAAAGGAAAATAACGCAAAAAAGTGTATACTCTTTCGTTATGGTTCCTTTTCGTCTACATCATTTATACACATTACTTAATGAGCTTTACACCACACCTATTGGTGAGGTAAATCGTGTAGCTCTCTATTTTAAACAGCATCGTTCTTTAGGCTCTAAGGATCGTCAATGGATGAGTACGCGTATTTTTGCTATCCTTCGTCATCGACGGTTATTGGAGGCACTTATCCAACAAGATAATCAGGAAGTTACCCCCGAGACTTTAGTAGCTAAAGTTGAAGAAGGAGCTTTGGACGATATTGAGAAATATCAGGATCTTCCTTGGCCTGTACGTTATTCCGTATCTGATGATCTTGCTGATTGCCTAATTGAAGATTATGGTCAAGAAAGAGCCAAGGAACTCTCTGCGATTTTTCTTCAGGAAGCTCCTTGTGCTATTCGTGTGAATACACGACGAACTTCTATAGAAGATCTTCAAAAGCGTTTAGAATACCCCAGTGAGCTAGGATCTGTTCCAGGTTCTTTACGTTTTGATAAGCGTTATCCTCTGCAACACAGCGCAGCTTTTCATCGCGGCCTATTTGAAGTTCAAGATGAATCGTCTCAGAAAATTACTTTAGACATCCCTATAAGTAAAAAAGATCGTGTTCTAGATTTTTGTGCAGGAGCTGGCGGGAAAAGTCTGATTTTTGCTGAGAGAGCACATCACGTTGTTTTACATGATAGCCGTAAGGACGTTTTGGAAGAAGCGAAACAACGTTTGCGTAGGGCAGGAGTAAGAAACTTTTCTATAGGAGAGCAACATCTAAGGAGAAATAGCTTTTCTATCGTTGTTGTTGATGCTCCTTGTACAGGAACAGGGGTGTTTCGACGGCAGCCTGAAAAGAAAAGTCAATTTTCTAAAAAACTTCTCACTACATTCTCAAGGGTACAAAGAAAGATTCTTAGAGAAGCTATGAATTACGTAAAACCTGGTGGGAAGCTCATCTACATTACCTGCTCTCTACTTTCAGAAGAAAATGAAAAGCAAGTTGCTTTCATGAAATCTTTAGGATGGGAAGAAGAACGTCATACGCACACTGCATTATCAGCAGAGAGTGGAGACGGTTTTTTTGCTGCCCACTTTGTTCGCAAAAGCAATAAGGCTTCTGAATAGAGCTTAATCTAAGCCATATTCATGGTAAGGGCCATTACTCTGTGTTTGATGATAAGCAACAGTAAATTGTGACATTCTCCAGATGCTTCGGGGAATTTATCAAACTGTAATAAGATATGCAGAAGATTCAGAGGATCATTCCAAATTTCAGGACGTTTTAATGCAAATATTACCTGTTTTAGGAAATACGTATGCTGCTCATCTCTTATAACTTTTGGATCTTTCCAAAAATACCAAGAAGATGTTGTTGGAGCATCATTTCTAGAAATACACAATGTAGTAGATACCAAAGTTTCGGAAATTTCCTCTCCAGTTCCTGCTATAGGTAGGAAAATAGAAGCAAGCAAACCACAAATTAGATATTTGCGCATAATATTCCTTATTATCTCAATAATACCTACGTAGTTTATGCGAAAATCAGGTTTTTCATAAGCTAAAAGAAAGAGTTATATCATAGGTAATACCGAGATGATTTTCTACGATGCACACGTGTTTTCCTATAATACAGAAGCGCTAACGTTAAAATGATATACGTTCTGTACGAAGTGACTATACGCTTAGCGTACAAACAAATTTTTTGGATAATAGAAGGATGAATCGTATCAGGTGCATAAAGGGGTTCAGCACGAACTCTTTCCCCAGAGAGATTACGAAATACCCAATGACCAAGAAGATCTCCCTTTTGAATGGGAAGCTTTGTTGCATGAGGAACAAAAGAGATTGTTCGAGGTTCTTCTCCCTCAGAGGCATAGAAGTCATAATAGACACCATTAGGTAAAGGAATAGAAATTTTCCCTAAAAGTCCTAAACGTAAGGCATATTTTTCTGTTGGGAGAATGAGATACCTTCGTAAAGCGGGTTCATTGAAAATCCCTTCACATAAAGCTATGACATCTTCATAGAGATCCCCCATGGCAGGATAACCGGCGGCTATAGTGATAATAAAGCGACCGTGTTTTTTCGCTGCAAAGATAAGATTTTTCCCTGCATCTTTTGTTGTTCCTGTTTTCCCCCCTAACGCGGGAGGATAATAGTAGGTAGATCCAGGAAGAATGAGTTTATTTGTAAGATTTAAGACTCTCTCCTGGCTCAAATTTGTCGCGGCCATTTTATAACTGGTAGTGCGAATAACCTGACGAAATAAAGGTTCTTTTAGACCCTCACGCATAATAGAGGTTAAATCCCGAGCTGTTGTGTAGTGATTAGGGTGATGTAAGCCGTGAGGGTTATTAAAATGCGTATGAGAGCAACCTAACTCTTGTAGGAAGCTATTCAATTGCTTCATAAATTCGGTTACAGATCCTGAGCAAGCCATTGCAAGGGTGTTAGCAGCATCGTTAGCCGAATAGATCAGTAACGCATGAAATAGATCCCATCCTGAGACTTCCTCTTTATTTTGCAGTTGTATTGTTACACCATCGGTTTCTAGCCAATGTGGAGGGCTCCGATAGCCCGATTGTTTTTTAGCCTGAGGGGTAATCGAAGCGATAGCATCTTGTTTTACAGTAATGAAGCGATTCAAAATATCGGGATGTTTTCTTAAGATAAACAGCGCTGTGGCAACCTTTGTCATGCTTGCAGGATAAATTCTTTTGTCTATGTCCTTAGCATAAAGCACCTTGCCAGTTTCAGATTGAATGATGGCTACGGCATTTCCTCGTATTTCGGGAAAAGATATATCTGCATATGAAGGAATCATAAAGATGACTGCAAAAAAAGCAATCAGTCCAGATCTGGAAAAAACTCTTATCATTGTAGGGATTTTGATAGCTTGTTACTTAGGTTTGAATTTTCGCGTAAGTCTGAGAAAGCTCTTGACGCCTCTTAAAATAAAGAATTACCATGAGTGGGAGGGAAAACGCTATGAGTTTGGATTTTTTAGAAGAATTTTACCGTCGTTCTATTTGTAACAAAGGAGCGGCGTTTCCTGAGGGCTTCATGGATATTGCCGATGTCCTGTCTCATTCTGCGTCTGAACTTAAAATCGACTCTATTAGCGATCTTCCTGTTAATAATTTCATCATTGCAGAATCTGCAGATAAACTCACTTTATTTAATGCAGATTTTGCTGTTTGGTTAGTGCCAGAGCTTGTCCAAGGGGAGGCCGTTACTCGGGGATATATCGCTTTATATCATTCTGGGGGAGATTATACTCCAGAGATGGCATTTCAAGCTTCCGGGGAATACAATCAATCTACATTGATCCTTGAAGCACTTCAGATATATCTACAAGATATAAAAGATACTGAAAGCGTGTTACGTGCTTTCCGTTTTAATCAAGATTAGTTCAATTATTATGGATTCTTAAGTGTACGATATTAGAGTCTCCGTTTCTTTCGTACTGAAATTCATCCACAGAGTTTTTTGCTAAAAAAATTCCTAATCCGCCAAGCTTTCTCTCATCTAAAGGAAGTTGATCTTGAATATCAATAGATGCGGTTAAAGGATTGAAAGAAGGCCCATTATCTTTGATAGTTACTTGCAAAGC
This portion of the Chlamydia crocodili genome encodes:
- a CDS encoding TmeB family type III secretion system effector, encoding MGSPISGGGGAEPPWKDLFTEKDSSIEGEGEDVDLEDRISDHVGSILDEQQAEHGIPETNASEGMNSDLQGRIHSEPQEGFFKNILTRIRNAVHRLWYNRLGSPRFVRRENFSRSYADLFTDTDLPATTVAEAKAAPAATVGCCASIRQFFVKAFRKMCCCIARRCAESSIDFCGADPEGPEGTMALALMLRMACKWSSQKEFLYKSQNKGIDAFIAMGTAPIASTVEATAVLTSFEDILKGERVQDPVATVRGITKLSSFAYDETINCSGAIKTLQEADTDYDYTLILDLATRLDNLANKGYEEATIVRQILSSLRYTHTSLMGEYLNLWGDESSRTSQQIPINYDLVVTIVENNLPSLEESYRDNREQYEKKLNDIIREFFFSYETRASRLRRLYQGNIENPQDIVDEDRGQ
- a CDS encoding RsmB/NOP family class I SAM-dependent RNA methyltransferase, which gives rise to MVPFRLHHLYTLLNELYTTPIGEVNRVALYFKQHRSLGSKDRQWMSTRIFAILRHRRLLEALIQQDNQEVTPETLVAKVEEGALDDIEKYQDLPWPVRYSVSDDLADCLIEDYGQERAKELSAIFLQEAPCAIRVNTRRTSIEDLQKRLEYPSELGSVPGSLRFDKRYPLQHSAAFHRGLFEVQDESSQKITLDIPISKKDRVLDFCAGAGGKSLIFAERAHHVVLHDSRKDVLEEAKQRLRRAGVRNFSIGEQHLRRNSFSIVVVDAPCTGTGVFRRQPEKKSQFSKKLLTTFSRVQRKILREAMNYVKPGGKLIYITCSLLSEENEKQVAFMKSLGWEEERHTHTALSAESGDGFFAAHFVRKSNKASE
- a CDS encoding D-alanyl-D-alanine carboxypeptidase family protein, coding for MIRVFSRSGLIAFFAVIFMIPSYADISFPEIRGNAVAIIQSETGKVLYAKDIDKRIYPASMTKVATALFILRKHPDILNRFITVKQDAIASITPQAKKQSGYRSPPHWLETDGVTIQLQNKEEVSGWDLFHALLIYSANDAANTLAMACSGSVTEFMKQLNSFLQELGCSHTHFNNPHGLHHPNHYTTARDLTSIMREGLKEPLFRQVIRTTSYKMAATNLSQERVLNLTNKLILPGSTYYYPPALGGKTGTTKDAGKNLIFAAKKHGRFIITIAAGYPAMGDLYEDVIALCEGIFNEPALRRYLILPTEKYALRLGLLGKISIPLPNGVYYDFYASEGEEPRTISFVPHATKLPIQKGDLLGHWVFRNLSGERVRAEPLYAPDTIHPSIIQKICLYAKRIVTSYRTYIILTLALLYYRKTRVHRRKSSRYYL